A single region of the Cereibacter sphaeroides 2.4.1 genome encodes:
- a CDS encoding DsbA family protein, with translation MRLIPLGAAALAGALALAPAARAEMSAAEREAVRAEVRAYLLENPEVLMEAFTALEQRQQLDQVNADLARLQDHSSEIYTDPASWAGGNLQGDITVVEFIDYRCGYCRKANAEVEELVASDGNIRFVLKEYPILGEESVLASRFAISVLQIAGPEPYKAVHDKLITFRGDITTEALGRLADEMKLDRAAILAHMDKDEVTAVIAANHKLAETLEISGTPTFVVDRTMVRGYVPLDGMRQIVEGQRKG, from the coding sequence ATGAGACTGATCCCCCTCGGTGCCGCCGCCCTCGCCGGCGCCCTCGCCCTCGCTCCCGCCGCCCGGGCCGAGATGAGCGCCGCCGAGCGCGAGGCCGTTCGCGCCGAGGTCCGGGCCTATCTGCTCGAGAATCCCGAGGTGCTGATGGAGGCCTTCACGGCGCTCGAACAGCGCCAGCAGCTCGATCAGGTCAATGCCGACCTCGCCCGGCTTCAGGACCATTCCTCGGAAATCTACACCGATCCGGCCAGCTGGGCCGGCGGCAACCTGCAGGGCGACATCACGGTGGTCGAGTTCATCGACTACCGCTGCGGCTACTGCCGCAAGGCCAATGCCGAGGTCGAGGAGCTGGTGGCCTCCGATGGCAACATCCGCTTCGTGCTGAAGGAATATCCGATCCTCGGCGAGGAGTCGGTGCTGGCCTCGCGCTTCGCCATCTCCGTGCTGCAGATCGCGGGCCCCGAGCCCTACAAGGCGGTGCACGACAAGCTCATCACCTTCCGCGGCGACATCACGACCGAGGCGCTCGGCCGGCTCGCCGACGAGATGAAGCTCGACCGCGCGGCGATCCTCGCCCACATGGACAAGGACGAGGTCACGGCGGTGATCGCCGCGAACCACAAGCTCGCCGAAACGCTCGAGATCTCGGGCACGCCGACCTTCGTCGTCGACCGCACCATGGTGCGCGGCTATGTGCCGCTCGACGGGATGCGCCAGATCGTCGAAGGCCAGCGCAAGGGCTGA
- the ispG gene encoding flavodoxin-dependent (E)-4-hydroxy-3-methylbut-2-enyl-diphosphate synthase, whose amino-acid sequence MSLNHVRPWRNIHRRKSRQIMVGNVPVGGDAPISVQTMTNTITADAPATIAQVLRAAEAGADIVRVSVPDEASTRALKEIVAASPVPIVADIHFHYKRAIEAAEAGAACLRINPGNIGDASRVREVIKAARDHGCSMRIGVNAGSLEKHLLDKYGEPCPEAMVESGLDHIKILQDNDFHEFKISVKASDVFLAAAAYQALADATDAPIHLGITEAGGLTAGTVKSAVGLGNLLWSGIGDTLRVSLSADPVEEVKVGYEILKSLGLRHRGVTIISCPSCARQGFDVIKTVAELEDRLAHVTTSMSLSIIGCVVNGPGEALMTDIGFTGGGNGSGMVYLAGKQAHKLGSERMIDEIVSMVESRAAEIEAEKLAAAEAAE is encoded by the coding sequence ATGTCGCTCAATCATGTCCGCCCCTGGCGCAACATCCACCGCCGCAAGTCGCGGCAGATCATGGTGGGCAATGTTCCGGTGGGGGGCGATGCGCCGATCTCGGTGCAGACGATGACGAACACCATCACCGCCGACGCGCCCGCGACCATCGCGCAGGTGCTCCGCGCGGCCGAGGCGGGGGCCGACATCGTCCGCGTGTCGGTGCCCGATGAGGCCTCGACCCGGGCGCTGAAGGAGATCGTGGCGGCAAGCCCGGTGCCGATCGTGGCCGACATCCACTTCCACTACAAGCGCGCCATCGAGGCGGCCGAGGCGGGCGCGGCCTGCCTCCGGATCAACCCGGGCAACATCGGCGATGCGAGCCGGGTGCGCGAGGTCATCAAGGCCGCGCGGGATCATGGCTGCTCGATGCGGATCGGGGTGAATGCGGGCTCGCTCGAAAAGCATCTGCTGGACAAGTATGGCGAGCCCTGCCCGGAGGCGATGGTCGAGTCGGGCCTCGATCACATCAAGATTCTTCAGGACAACGACTTCCACGAGTTCAAGATCTCGGTGAAGGCCTCGGACGTGTTCCTTGCCGCCGCGGCCTATCAGGCGCTGGCCGATGCGACGGATGCGCCGATCCATCTCGGGATCACCGAGGCGGGCGGGCTGACCGCCGGCACGGTGAAATCGGCCGTGGGTCTGGGGAACCTCCTCTGGTCGGGGATCGGCGACACGCTGCGGGTCTCGCTCTCGGCGGACCCGGTGGAAGAGGTGAAGGTCGGCTACGAGATCCTGAAGTCTCTGGGCCTCCGCCACCGCGGCGTCACCATCATCTCCTGCCCCTCCTGCGCGCGGCAGGGCTTCGACGTCATCAAGACGGTGGCGGAACTCGAGGATCGGCTGGCCCATGTCACCACCTCGATGAGCCTTTCCATCATCGGCTGTGTGGTGAACGGCCCCGGCGAGGCGCTGATGACCGACATCGGCTTCACCGGCGGCGGCAACGGCTCGGGGATGGTCTATCTGGCCGGCAAGCAGGCCCACAAGCTCGGCAGCGAGCGGATGATCGACGAGATCGTGTCGATGGTCGAAAGCCGTGCGGCCGAGATCGAGGCCGAAAAGCTCGCGGCGGCCGAAGCGGCCGAGTAA
- a CDS encoding helix-turn-helix domain-containing protein yields the protein MIWRRTQPSTAEVDKPKGFDDFELRLGDLMRGERATLGKSLLDVQRELKIKATYIAAIENADVSAFETQGFVAGYVRSYARYLGMDPDEAFARFCHEANFTTMHGMAVSVTGARRDTGPRSRPQGEGRDPLADPNALFVPRGESVLASIEPGAVGSVLVLLALIGGIGYGGWAVLQQVQRVQVAPVDQAPQVVAEIDPLGSVGTVAPLVRSEPASDTMDLAAADPAQPDLMGRLYRPQAQALDVPVLVSRDGPIAAINPRMNDSVQQASLELPAIPATAAAVPVEEEVQVAEAAPPTVELLAVRPSWVRVQAADGTVLFEKILDAGERYVVPQMEEPPVLRAGNSGSLYFAVNGETYGPSAPGAQVVKNVALSPEALTGKYAMADLTGDADLARYVTVAQNETR from the coding sequence ATGATCTGGCGGAGGACACAACCTTCGACGGCCGAAGTCGATAAACCCAAAGGGTTCGACGATTTCGAGTTGCGGTTGGGCGACCTGATGCGCGGTGAGCGGGCGACGCTCGGCAAGTCGCTGCTCGATGTCCAGCGCGAGCTGAAGATCAAGGCCACCTATATCGCCGCCATCGAGAATGCCGACGTGTCGGCCTTCGAGACGCAGGGCTTCGTGGCGGGATATGTGCGCTCCTATGCGCGCTATCTCGGCATGGACCCGGACGAGGCCTTCGCGCGCTTCTGCCACGAGGCGAACTTCACCACGATGCACGGCATGGCCGTTTCGGTGACCGGCGCGCGCCGCGATACCGGTCCGCGGTCCCGACCGCAGGGCGAGGGGCGCGATCCGCTGGCGGATCCGAATGCGCTGTTCGTACCCCGGGGCGAGAGTGTGCTGGCCAGCATCGAGCCCGGCGCGGTGGGATCGGTTCTGGTCCTGCTCGCGCTGATCGGCGGCATCGGATACGGCGGCTGGGCGGTGCTTCAGCAGGTGCAGCGCGTGCAGGTGGCGCCGGTCGATCAGGCGCCGCAGGTGGTGGCCGAGATCGACCCGCTGGGCAGCGTCGGCACGGTGGCGCCGCTCGTGCGGTCCGAGCCTGCCTCCGACACGATGGATCTCGCCGCCGCCGATCCGGCGCAGCCCGACCTCATGGGGCGGCTCTATCGTCCGCAGGCCCAGGCGCTCGACGTGCCGGTGCTGGTCTCGCGCGACGGGCCGATCGCGGCCATCAATCCGCGGATGAACGACAGCGTCCAGCAGGCCTCGCTCGAGCTGCCCGCGATCCCCGCCACGGCCGCTGCCGTGCCGGTGGAGGAAGAGGTGCAGGTGGCCGAGGCCGCGCCGCCGACGGTCGAGCTTCTGGCCGTGCGCCCCTCGTGGGTGCGGGTGCAGGCGGCCGACGGGACGGTGCTGTTCGAGAAGATCCTCGACGCGGGCGAACGCTATGTCGTGCCGCAGATGGAAGAGCCGCCGGTGCTGCGCGCGGGCAACTCGGGCTCGCTCTATTTCGCCGTCAACGGCGAGACCTACGGCCCGTCGGCGCCCGGTGCGCAGGTGGTGAAGAACGTGGCCCTCTCGCCCGAGGCGCTCACCGGCAAATATGCCATGGCGGACCTGACCGGCGACGCGGATCTCGCGCGCTACGTCACGGTCGCGCAGAACGAAACCCGCTGA
- the hemA gene encoding 5-aminolevulinate synthase yields the protein MDYNLALDTALNRLHTEGRYRTFIDIERRKGAFPKAMWRKPDGSEKEITVWCGNDYLGMGQHPVVLGAMHEALDSTGAGSGGTRNISGTTLYHKRLEAELADLHGKEAALVFSSAYIANDATLSTLPQLIPGLVIVSDKLNHASMIEGIRRSGTEKHIFKHNDLDDLRRILTSIGKDRPILVAFESVYSMDGDFGRIEEICDIADEFGALKYIDEVHAVGMYGPRGGGVAERDGLMDRIDIINGTLGKAYGVFGGYIAASSKMCDAVRSYAPGFIFSTSLPPVVAAGAAASVRHLKGDVELREKHQTQARILKMRLKGLGLPIIDHGSHIVPVHVGDPVHCKMISDMLLEHFGIYVQPINFPTVPRGTERLRFTPSPVHDSGMIDHLVKAMDVLWQHCALNRAEVVA from the coding sequence ATGGACTACAATCTGGCACTCGATACCGCTCTGAACCGGCTCCATACCGAGGGCCGGTACCGGACCTTCATCGACATCGAGCGGCGCAAGGGTGCCTTCCCGAAAGCCATGTGGCGCAAGCCCGACGGGAGCGAGAAGGAAATCACCGTCTGGTGCGGCAACGACTATCTCGGCATGGGCCAGCATCCGGTGGTGCTGGGGGCCATGCACGAGGCGCTGGATTCGACCGGCGCCGGGTCGGGCGGCACGCGCAACATCTCGGGCACCACGCTCTATCACAAGCGCCTCGAGGCCGAGCTCGCCGACCTGCACGGCAAGGAAGCGGCGCTGGTCTTCTCGTCGGCCTATATCGCCAACGACGCGACCCTCTCGACGCTGCCGCAGCTGATCCCGGGCCTCGTCATCGTCTCGGACAAGTTGAACCACGCTTCGATGATCGAGGGCATCCGCCGCTCGGGCACCGAGAAGCACATCTTCAAGCACAATGACCTCGACGACCTGCGCCGGATCCTGACCTCGATCGGCAAGGACCGTCCGATCCTCGTGGCCTTCGAATCCGTCTATTCGATGGATGGCGACTTCGGCCGCATCGAGGAGATCTGCGACATCGCCGACGAGTTCGGCGCGCTGAAATACATCGACGAGGTCCATGCCGTCGGCATGTACGGCCCCCGCGGCGGCGGCGTGGCCGAGCGGGACGGGCTGATGGACCGGATCGACATCATCAACGGGACGCTGGGCAAGGCCTATGGCGTGTTCGGCGGCTATATCGCGGCCTCGTCAAAGATGTGCGACGCGGTGCGCTCCTACGCGCCGGGCTTCATCTTCTCGACCTCGCTGCCGCCCGTCGTGGCGGCCGGTGCGGCGGCCTCGGTGCGCCACCTCAAGGGCGATGTGGAGCTGCGCGAGAAGCACCAGACCCAGGCCCGCATCCTGAAGATGCGCCTCAAGGGGCTCGGCCTGCCGATCATCGACCACGGCTCGCACATCGTGCCGGTCCATGTGGGCGACCCCGTGCACTGCAAGATGATCTCGGACATGCTGCTCGAGCATTTCGGCATCTATGTCCAGCCGATCAACTTCCCGACCGTGCCGCGCGGGACCGAGCGGCTGCGCTTCACCCCGTCGCCCGTGCATGATTCCGGCATGATCGATCACCTCGTGAAGGCCATGGACGTGCTCTGGCAGCACTGTGCGCTGAATCGCGCCGAGGTCGTTGCCTGA
- a CDS encoding M20/M25/M40 family metallo-hydrolase, whose translation MTLDAVLTRIDTGLPEALDRLMALLRIPSISTDPAHAAECEAAADWLVADLASLGFEVSKRPTPGHPMVVAHAPGQGPHLLFYGHYDVQPVDPLSLWDRPPFEPAIEETPRGKVIRGRGASDDKGQLMTFLEACRAWKAEHGTLPCRLTIFLEGEEESGSPSLVPFMKENAEELTADVALICDTGLFESRTPAIVTMLRGLLGEELVVRGPSKDLHSGMYGGVAINPIRVLTRALAALHDETGRVTLPGFYDGVSELPEAIRAQWQGLAFDHARFLGDVGLSQPAGEEDRTPLEMIWSRPTCEINGIWGGYTGAGFKTVLPAEAHAKVSFRLVGEQDPHAIREAFRAHVRAHLPPDCTVEFHGHGNSKASHMRTSAPAFEQARAALTEEWGRPAAYVGCGGSIPIAGHFQTLLGMDAMLVGFAKDDDQIHSPNEKYDVESFHKGIRSWARFLARVTE comes from the coding sequence ATGACGCTCGACGCCGTGCTCACCCGGATCGACACCGGCCTGCCCGAGGCTCTGGACCGGCTGATGGCGCTGTTGCGCATCCCCTCGATCTCGACCGATCCCGCCCATGCCGCCGAATGCGAGGCCGCCGCCGACTGGCTGGTGGCCGATCTCGCGTCGCTGGGCTTCGAGGTCTCGAAGCGCCCCACCCCCGGCCATCCGATGGTGGTGGCTCATGCCCCGGGTCAAGGGCCGCACCTGCTGTTCTACGGCCATTACGACGTGCAGCCCGTCGATCCGCTCTCGCTCTGGGACCGTCCGCCCTTCGAGCCGGCGATCGAGGAGACGCCGCGCGGCAAGGTGATCCGCGGCCGCGGCGCCTCCGACGACAAGGGCCAGCTCATGACCTTCCTCGAGGCCTGCCGCGCCTGGAAGGCCGAGCACGGCACGCTGCCCTGCCGCCTCACGATCTTCCTCGAGGGCGAGGAGGAATCGGGCTCGCCCTCGCTCGTGCCCTTCATGAAGGAGAATGCCGAAGAGCTGACCGCGGATGTGGCGCTGATCTGCGACACCGGCCTCTTCGAATCGCGCACGCCCGCCATCGTGACCATGCTGCGCGGCCTGCTGGGCGAGGAGCTGGTGGTGCGCGGCCCCTCGAAGGACCTGCATTCCGGCATGTATGGCGGGGTCGCGATCAACCCGATCCGCGTGCTGACCCGCGCGCTCGCGGCCCTTCACGACGAGACCGGCCGCGTCACCCTGCCCGGCTTCTACGACGGCGTGAGCGAATTGCCCGAGGCGATCCGCGCCCAGTGGCAGGGGCTCGCCTTCGATCACGCGCGCTTCCTCGGCGACGTGGGCCTCTCGCAGCCCGCAGGCGAAGAGGATCGCACACCCCTCGAGATGATCTGGTCGCGCCCCACCTGCGAGATCAACGGCATCTGGGGCGGCTATACCGGGGCGGGCTTCAAGACGGTGCTGCCCGCCGAGGCCCATGCCAAGGTCAGCTTCCGCCTCGTGGGCGAGCAGGATCCGCATGCGATCCGCGAGGCCTTCCGCGCCCATGTCCGCGCGCATCTGCCCCCGGACTGCACGGTCGAGTTCCACGGCCACGGCAATTCCAAGGCCTCGCACATGCGCACCTCCGCGCCCGCCTTCGAGCAGGCGCGCGCCGCGCTGACCGAGGAATGGGGCCGGCCCGCCGCCTATGTGGGCTGCGGCGGCTCGATCCCGATCGCGGGCCACTTCCAGACGCTTCTCGGCATGGATGCGATGCTCGTGGGCTTTGCGAAGGACGACGATCAGATCCATTCGCCGAACGAGAAATACGACGTCGAGAGCTTCCACAAGGGCATCCGCTCCTGGGCGCGCTTCCTCGCCCGCGTGACGGAATGA
- a CDS encoding GNAT family N-acetyltransferase, giving the protein MTRLIRSVEAADEAAFRALWADYLSFYRVDLAPEVTDATWARLLEPASPLTGRLVLTEGRVRGFALHHTHLSTWNLRPDVYLEDLYLEPSARGLGLGRALIEDLIALGRAAGWGRLYWHTDEGNRTARALYDRFTRADGHVRYRLTL; this is encoded by the coding sequence ATGACCCGCCTGATCCGCAGCGTGGAGGCGGCCGACGAGGCCGCCTTCCGCGCCCTCTGGGCGGACTATCTGAGCTTCTATCGCGTGGATCTCGCCCCCGAGGTGACCGACGCCACCTGGGCCCGCCTCCTCGAGCCCGCATCGCCGCTCACGGGCCGCCTCGTGCTGACCGAGGGGCGCGTACGGGGCTTTGCGCTCCATCACACCCATCTGTCGACCTGGAACCTCCGCCCCGACGTCTATCTCGAGGATCTCTATCTCGAGCCTTCCGCGCGCGGCCTGGGTCTTGGCCGGGCCCTGATCGAGGATCTGATCGCACTCGGACGCGCTGCGGGCTGGGGCCGCCTCTACTGGCACACGGACGAGGGGAACCGGACGGCGCGCGCCCTCTACGACCGCTTCACCCGCGCCGACGGGCACGTCCGCTACCGCCTCACCCTCTGA
- a CDS encoding phage tail protein: MSFSIIKAAALCTTSITPIDSFTSDVREAHADPVTGAIVAITGWSAATAAFIVQVGLSVAFSTLSRLLAPKPTFESGGIQTDVTLSGSKTPQKIILGYYATNGCLAVAPLSRHGSNRKKLNYWLNYVTVISDLPINELLGVIVDGKEQTIIDDGNNEFGRKVSGDLDGTARFRWYLGNQTAADDYLLESYGEHPQFPWTTQHILKGCAYVISSFYYDDERYSQLPSTRFIVKGASLYDPRKDSSVGGSGPQRWNDRSTWTFTANPIVMVYNLIRGITMPDGLVYGVRAPAEKLPLSSWFAAMNVCDENGTQPNSTDWKADRKRYQAGIEISLDTEPLEVIEELLKAAGAEMAEAGGYFYVRAGAPAAPVAHITDDVIIVSDPISERPFQGLNESYNTVRATYPDPKAVWESTEAEPFSKPEWVTADQGLELVADIKLSAVPFPRQVRRLMREAAADHRRRRVHTLTLPPSYLGLKPLDSISWTSPSRFYDAKVFEIQQIRINPMTLNVQIDIKERNPADYDIDAANDSIAPYYPPPPPVPQEEIGMDGLAVAGVVVKDAAGNDRMPGIKVSWDLADDGTSYDAVNYQVRLKSSGAVVVTGTTQATDVGSVIITESLLPNEIYQVRAKVHEPESGVRWRYSNWIDVTTPNVRISPIDLDDTIFDQMKETAIRHGVKPVTTLPATGQLDQLVMQVPTGKLYRWNGSAWVSELVAAPTPGSVDIASFALGIEPITPWAGAALPTTKKTSLIFWKGETYRWSNGAYVKNVNATDVIGELVAAQIAAGAIGTRELASQSVVASKVAISDFSNLVPDADFSEFFSGGATWVGGGGLGPFQAFSVAGNAVWASPYILRLSVNGTGDTNYSGVQSSTFAVTGGTDYHVSALLQTQGSGGANVILRLAFYNNAGALLGQRNVYADTANLGVDRKTANVTAHANAAFARVQMYIRNDSVASYVQMGSLAVRKAAGGELIVDGSVKGNHISSNTLTSNHHTTGSLLAEHINTSSFNAAGLAVFNNVLQSNNFVANTSGWRIQQNGNAEFNSLKVRSDMIVSGAVSKTYYQQFQTFTKDDTSVWEGVIPLGSGLNFAAAEDDGGALLNPIRTEFYCSLGRRSSVSSCRIAVTLWASTAANPNAWINLYGTNSEFNSIYLASKELEGGEALAVNGLLIGGVYSSILFERIANLKVRVVMDTGKGVVYRPKVIVSQISR; this comes from the coding sequence ATGTCCTTCTCAATTATCAAAGCCGCTGCTCTATGCACTACTTCAATCACTCCGATTGACTCATTCACTTCAGATGTCCGCGAAGCTCATGCAGATCCGGTTACGGGTGCCATTGTCGCTATTACGGGATGGAGTGCCGCTACAGCCGCATTCATCGTGCAGGTCGGACTCTCTGTTGCGTTTTCGACCCTGAGCCGATTGCTTGCCCCAAAACCGACATTCGAGAGCGGGGGCATTCAAACAGACGTCACGCTTTCTGGTTCAAAGACGCCCCAAAAGATCATTCTTGGCTATTACGCTACTAACGGTTGTTTGGCCGTCGCTCCGCTTTCGCGGCATGGCTCCAATCGTAAGAAGCTGAATTACTGGTTGAACTACGTCACGGTGATTTCGGATCTCCCGATCAATGAACTTCTAGGCGTGATCGTTGATGGCAAAGAGCAAACGATCATCGATGACGGGAATAACGAGTTTGGACGTAAGGTCTCGGGCGATCTGGACGGGACAGCTAGATTCCGTTGGTATCTCGGAAACCAGACTGCCGCAGACGATTATCTGTTAGAGTCCTATGGCGAGCATCCTCAATTTCCTTGGACAACTCAACATATCCTTAAGGGCTGTGCTTATGTAATTTCTAGCTTCTATTACGATGATGAGCGTTACAGTCAGCTTCCTTCAACTCGTTTCATTGTAAAAGGTGCAAGTCTCTATGATCCGCGTAAAGACTCCTCAGTAGGGGGATCAGGTCCGCAGCGGTGGAATGACCGCTCGACTTGGACGTTTACGGCAAACCCAATCGTCATGGTCTACAACCTCATTCGAGGTATCACGATGCCGGACGGCCTTGTTTATGGGGTTCGGGCTCCCGCCGAAAAACTCCCATTGTCGTCTTGGTTCGCAGCGATGAACGTTTGCGACGAGAACGGGACGCAGCCGAATTCCACCGACTGGAAAGCAGACCGTAAACGTTATCAAGCTGGTATCGAGATCAGCCTCGATACAGAACCATTGGAAGTTATCGAAGAGTTGTTGAAAGCAGCCGGGGCCGAAATGGCGGAAGCTGGTGGGTATTTCTATGTCCGCGCCGGGGCTCCGGCTGCACCAGTTGCTCATATCACCGATGACGTGATCATTGTCTCCGATCCGATCTCGGAACGGCCATTCCAAGGGCTGAATGAGAGCTACAACACAGTTCGGGCAACCTATCCCGATCCGAAAGCCGTATGGGAATCGACTGAAGCCGAACCATTTAGTAAGCCGGAATGGGTGACTGCGGACCAAGGGCTTGAACTTGTGGCAGATATCAAACTGTCGGCAGTCCCGTTCCCGAGACAGGTTCGCAGATTGATGCGGGAAGCTGCGGCAGACCATCGTCGCAGACGTGTTCATACTCTTACACTGCCTCCAAGCTACCTCGGATTGAAGCCGTTGGACTCGATTTCATGGACTTCGCCTTCCAGATTCTATGATGCGAAGGTATTTGAAATCCAGCAAATTCGCATAAACCCGATGACGCTGAATGTTCAAATCGATATCAAAGAGCGGAATCCTGCGGATTACGACATTGACGCCGCTAACGACTCCATTGCGCCTTATTACCCGCCACCGCCCCCGGTTCCCCAAGAGGAAATCGGAATGGATGGATTGGCAGTTGCGGGAGTTGTCGTCAAAGACGCTGCCGGTAATGACCGGATGCCGGGGATTAAAGTCTCGTGGGATCTCGCAGACGACGGGACGTCTTATGACGCTGTGAATTACCAAGTTCGGCTCAAATCATCGGGGGCAGTTGTCGTCACTGGCACGACTCAAGCCACTGATGTTGGATCGGTTATTATTACTGAGTCACTTCTTCCGAATGAAATCTATCAGGTTCGAGCAAAGGTGCATGAGCCGGAATCGGGTGTCCGTTGGAGATATTCAAATTGGATTGATGTGACTACCCCGAATGTGCGGATTTCGCCAATTGATCTTGACGACACTATCTTCGATCAAATGAAGGAAACGGCAATTCGTCATGGTGTTAAACCCGTGACGACTCTTCCGGCTACCGGTCAACTCGATCAACTAGTTATGCAGGTTCCGACTGGCAAGCTTTACCGCTGGAACGGTTCTGCATGGGTATCTGAGCTTGTTGCTGCTCCGACTCCGGGCAGTGTCGATATTGCTTCTTTCGCATTGGGGATTGAGCCAATCACTCCATGGGCTGGTGCTGCACTTCCAACAACTAAGAAGACATCGCTGATTTTCTGGAAAGGTGAAACCTATAGATGGTCTAATGGTGCATACGTCAAGAACGTCAATGCTACGGATGTGATTGGCGAATTGGTTGCAGCACAAATCGCTGCCGGGGCAATCGGAACTAGGGAACTTGCCAGCCAATCGGTTGTTGCGTCGAAAGTTGCCATTAGCGACTTCTCGAACCTTGTTCCTGATGCAGACTTCTCGGAGTTTTTCAGCGGAGGGGCAACTTGGGTTGGAGGTGGCGGGCTTGGCCCGTTCCAAGCTTTCAGCGTGGCCGGTAATGCTGTCTGGGCAAGCCCTTATATTCTGCGGTTGAGCGTTAACGGGACAGGAGACACGAACTATTCTGGTGTTCAATCTTCTACCTTCGCCGTTACAGGCGGCACCGATTATCACGTTTCGGCTCTGCTCCAAACGCAAGGCTCAGGCGGTGCCAACGTTATCCTTCGTTTGGCGTTCTATAATAACGCTGGTGCTTTGCTCGGGCAAAGAAACGTTTATGCCGATACTGCTAACCTTGGTGTTGATCGAAAAACGGCTAACGTAACTGCTCATGCCAATGCGGCTTTCGCTCGGGTTCAGATGTATATCCGCAATGACTCCGTGGCTTCCTATGTCCAAATGGGTTCATTGGCCGTCCGTAAAGCAGCAGGAGGCGAATTGATCGTTGATGGAAGTGTTAAGGGGAATCACATTTCTTCTAACACGCTGACATCGAACCATCACACTACTGGTTCACTTCTGGCCGAGCATATCAATACCTCTAGCTTCAATGCCGCTGGATTGGCTGTCTTTAATAACGTGCTGCAATCTAATAACTTCGTTGCAAACACTTCGGGATGGCGCATTCAGCAAAATGGAAATGCTGAATTCAACAGTCTGAAAGTCCGTTCGGACATGATCGTGTCTGGTGCCGTATCGAAGACTTATTATCAGCAATTCCAGACATTCACGAAAGACGACACTTCGGTTTGGGAAGGTGTCATTCCTCTTGGATCTGGATTGAATTTCGCGGCGGCTGAAGATGACGGAGGAGCATTGCTTAACCCGATCAGAACTGAATTCTATTGTTCTCTTGGGCGTCGTTCATCGGTTTCGAGTTGCAGAATTGCAGTCACCTTGTGGGCTTCAACTGCGGCAAACCCGAATGCTTGGATTAACTTGTATGGGACGAACTCCGAATTCAATAGCATTTACTTGGCTTCGAAAGAATTGGAGGGTGGTGAGGCGCTGGCGGTGAATGGCCTTCTCATTGGAGGTGTATACTCAAGCATCTTATTCGAGCGCATTGCTAACCTGAAAGTTCGAGTTGTGATGGATACCGGTAAGGGTGTTGTTTACCGTCCGAAGGTGATTGTCAGTCAGATTAGCAGATAA
- a CDS encoding DUF6950 family protein: MSRLSDYKSRLFAVIRDYEFAEFQYGITDCAMFGGECVEAITGINPVIEWKGRYTTSLGGLRVAKKNGYENQADWFVKNGSEIPVAMAQFGDLALLEGDAAETGWTVGLVGGSFILAMSEKGLIRVPLFNATKVFRFGEDQ, translated from the coding sequence ATGTCAAGACTATCCGATTATAAAAGCCGACTGTTTGCGGTAATTCGAGATTACGAATTCGCAGAATTCCAATACGGCATTACAGACTGCGCCATGTTCGGTGGCGAATGTGTCGAAGCCATTACCGGGATAAATCCCGTTATTGAATGGAAGGGGCGTTATACAACGTCACTCGGCGGTCTTCGTGTTGCGAAGAAGAACGGTTACGAAAATCAAGCTGACTGGTTTGTAAAGAACGGATCGGAAATCCCGGTTGCCATGGCGCAATTTGGGGATTTGGCCTTGCTTGAAGGCGATGCTGCCGAGACCGGATGGACTGTAGGTTTAGTCGGCGGAAGCTTCATCCTCGCCATGAGTGAGAAAGGGCTAATTAGAGTCCCCTTGTTCAATGCGACTAAAGTATTTCGTTTCGGGGAGGATCAATAA
- a CDS encoding HNH endonuclease produces the protein MLKSKPLPSQERLNEVFKYDSETGYLIRKGQSGHAGCINKRGYWQVYCDGVLYYAHRLIWKMHYGDIPKGMTIDHISGDPSDNRLSNIRLARVEENNLNRKIYASNKSGYAGIFKSGNKFVASIGRGGVNHYLGRFDDIETAIAVREAAAMRLHGEFRRVH, from the coding sequence ATGCTTAAATCAAAACCATTGCCGAGCCAAGAACGCCTGAATGAAGTTTTCAAATACGATTCCGAAACCGGATATCTGATCCGCAAAGGGCAATCAGGTCATGCAGGCTGCATCAATAAACGAGGCTACTGGCAGGTCTATTGTGATGGGGTGCTCTATTACGCTCATCGTCTAATTTGGAAGATGCATTACGGCGACATCCCCAAAGGTATGACCATCGATCACATTTCGGGAGATCCGAGTGACAACCGCCTATCGAATATCCGACTGGCGAGAGTTGAAGAGAACAATCTGAATAGAAAAATTTATGCGAGTAACAAAAGCGGTTACGCTGGCATCTTTAAGTCAGGAAACAAATTCGTAGCCTCTATCGGTCGTGGAGGCGTCAATCACTATTTGGGGCGTTTTGATGATATCGAGACGGCGATTGCAGTCCGGGAAGCTGCAGCGATGAGACTTCATGGCGAATTTAGGAGGGTGCATTGA